A window of the Fulvia fulva chromosome 3, complete sequence genome harbors these coding sequences:
- a CDS encoding MADS-box MEF2 type transcription factor MIG1, whose amino-acid sequence MGRRKIEIKPIRDDRNRSVTFLKRKGGLFKKAHELSVLCSVDVAVIIFGHNKKLYEYSSSDINDIVGRFQYYGGAHEHKGPQDFADKHAGAHDDDEDDEDGAHEAGEDSGTPQPDHTMMHPQMANHPAFQHVRHGTPQGSPPMHNGGMPHFTRGPSPLPPGMSPPSSRNAVHPAQQHIRRTSSNLVPQGPPQQPNYAYTPNPPFYNPQAAAAAQAHMAQRVQHGQTYPPPYPPPVPQHPQHPHIQQAYMQDDRTSSMPPNYPPQPPPQANMQRHQSSENLQVPGQQGHASPQPGQQRHTPSPQPPPQQHEFQSPQMPQPRPLPAHARSHSIFTPIDDTRSLLAQHWGATSNAEVPRPDPDPEIKIEGGGPRSASIDVAQMQRENQARANGMSPRPSHQMPPPTKSPQPPQRTASTPNVPPPGRMNNNQSEPKRPRLKVQIPQGASDDEAGTAESGQGDDSNTSGVGQPPTTQQQGQPSHGVVLPPPSPSAGALLSAGAQGPPNPFARPAPPMSTNPHAANRDAALNTIETPISALPSRFMNNDLLSSPSSFYPEWGFGRSGADNMLPSPLNFTTPVVSNGQGWQRTEEERKRGSEDQEGGDQKRVKQ is encoded by the exons ATGGGCAGACGTAAGATCGAGATTAAACCGA TCCGCGACGACCGCAACCGCAGCGTCACCTTCCTCAAGCGCAAAGGCGGTCTCTTCAAGAAGGCGCACGAACTCTCCGTCCTCTGCTCCGTCGATGTCGCCGTCATCATCTTTGGCCACAACAAGAAGCTGTACGAATACTCGTCGTCGGATATCAACGATATAGTCGGGAGGTTCCAATAC TATGGCGGCGCGCACGAACACAAGGGACCACAGGACTTTGCGGATAAGCATGCAGGCGCGCACGATGATGATGAAGATGATGAAGACGGAGCGCACGAAGCTGGCGAGGACAGCGGCACACCGCAACCCGATCACACCATGATGCACCCACAGATGGCCAATCATCCTGCCTTCCAACATGTACGGCACGGCACACCTCAGGGCTCGCCTCCAATGCACAATGGCGGCATGCCACATTTCACCCGCGGTCCGTCTCCTCTGCCGCCAGGCATGTCGCCCCCATCATCGCGCAACGCAGTGCATCCTGCCCAGCAACACATCCGCCGAACGAGCTCGAATCTAGTGCCTCAAGGTCCGCCACAACAGCCCAACTATGCTTATACGCCCAATCCACCCTTCTACAATCCGCAGGCAGCGGCAGCGGCGCAAGCACACATGGCGCAAAGAGTCCAGCACGGGCAGACGTATCCTCCACCATATCCACCACCTGTACCTCAGCATCCGCAACATCCACACATCCAGCAAGCATACATGCAGGACGACCGCACATCATCAATGCCGCCAAACTACCCACCGCAACCTCCACCGCAAGCGAACATGCAACGCCATCAGTCTTCCGAGAACCTGCAAGTCCCTGGCCAACAAGGACATGCTTCGCCGCAACCTGGACAGCAACGACATACACCCTCGCCTCAGCCGCCGCCGCAGCAGCACGAGTTCCAAAGTCCGCAGATGCCACAACCGCGCCCACTACCGGCTCACGCCAGATCTCACAGCATATTCACGCCCATCGATGATACTAGGTCTCTTTTAGCACAACACTGGGGTGCTACCAGCAACGCAGAGGTGCCCCGGCCAGATCCTGATCCTGAAATCAAGATTGAAGGTGGCGGGCCACGATCTGCGTCGATAGATGTAGCACAGATGCAGCGAGAGAACCAAGCGCGAGCGAATGGAATGTCTCCGCGGCCGTCACACCAAATGCCTCCGCCTACGAAGTCACCACAACCACCGCAAAGAACAGCAAGCACGCCGAACGTACCGCCTCCTGGACGCATGAACAATAACCAGTCTGAACCTAAGAGACCTCGGCTAAAGGTGCAGATTCCTCAAGGAGCATCTGATGATGAGGCTGGGACAGCAGAATCGGGCCAAGGTGATGATTCGAACACATCTGGAGTCGGTCAGCCGCCTACGACGCAGCAGCAGGGACAACCATCCCATGGAGTGGTTCTACCTCCGCCTTCACCTAGCGCTGGCGCTTTACTATCAGCCGGAGCCCAGGGCCCACCGAATCCATTCGCACGACCCGCGCCTCCGATGAGCACGAATCCTCACGCTGCGAATCGAGATGCTGCTCTCAATACCATTGAGACGCCGATATCTGCACTTCCCAGCCGCTTCATGAACAACGACCTGCTATCGAGTCCGTCTTCGTTCTACCCTGAGTGGGGCTTTGGGAGGTCAGGTGCCGATAATATGCTACCCTCACCTCTCAACTTCACGACGCCTGTGGTCAGTAATGGACAAGGGTGGCAGCGGACGGAAGAGGAACGGAAAAGAGGCAGTGAGGACCAGGAAGGCGGTGATCAGAAGAGGGTGAAGCAATAG
- a CDS encoding Dihydroorotate dehydrogenase (quinone), mitochondrial codes for MLATQRALGASTRLLRQTHAPNGPQWRSLQRQSPRHLSQHSARQTRSIAVISRRAQSTTTDAAKATADSAAKASAGAAKHTARATASGGSRVIAYLYGTGLVILLGFGFLYVTDTRASIHQYLVVPFVRFVHSDAEEAHHAGIRYIKGLYDFGLHPRERGNKDQELADLRVEVFGHILDNPIGTSAGIDKNAEVPSALFALGPAIVEVGGATPLPQEGNPKPRVFRIPSQNALINRYGLNSDGAEHVAMQLRERVRQFAYSHSLGLSAESERIVLDGEADVPPGSLVPGKLLAVQVAKNKTTPDNDIAAVARDYTFCVDHLAKYADILVVNVSSPNTPGLRDLQATAPLTAILSAVVNSAKSVDRKTKPAVMVKVSPDEDSDAQIEGICSAIWAAGVDGVIVGNTTKKRPDPLPKGYIMSAHEKQTLNEMGGYSGPQMFQRTLDLVSRYRTKLDQAPRDNSPSKSLTQKYPAQAPPVDDCKPAPTTKLESANTIDETVQRDAARLKPLTAEAEQESKQPLVQIPERHSSQDAAQQSNLIGQGSRSEVPPTESSSAFAEGINREQVLGGQGPRESAQAALDKINTHDGTDVSEKRYASATDNVPAKYKPKPAESESIARKAKDAVAKTKETAKDTLNKIVPSTDPSSTTSPTAVDTKSVASQTPKTNDLPISDPPAKVIFATGGITDGEQCLQILNAGASVCQVYTAMMYGGVGTVTRMKEEMRTAIKQQNSSNR; via the coding sequence ATGCTGGCCACGCAGAGGGCGCTTGGAGCGTCTACTCGTCTTCTACGGCAGACTCATGCTCCCAACGGACCTCAATGGCGGTCCTTGCAACGTCAATCGCCCCGCCACCTCTCCCAACACTCCGCACGCCAGACGCGATCGATAGCAGTCATCTCCCGCCGAGCCCAGTCTACCACCACCGATGCTGCGAAAGCTACAGCCGACTCTGCTGCCAAGGCATCCGCTGGGGCTGCCAAGCACACAGCGAGGGCAACAGCATCTGGTGGCTCGCGAGTAATTGCATACCTCTACGGCACTGGTCTTGTCATCCTGCTCGGCTTCGGCTTCCTCTATGTCACCGACACTCGCGCCAGCATCCACCAATATCTGGTCGTTCCCTTCGTGCGTTTCGTACACAGCGACGCAGAGGAGGCACACCACGCGGGCATCAGATACATCAAAGGGCTATACGACTTTGGCTTGCACCCTCGAGAGCGCGGCAACAAGGATCAAGAGTTGGCTGATCTAAGAGTCGAGGTGTTTGGCCATATACTGGACAACCCGATTGGTACCAGCGCGGGTATCGACAAGAACGCTGAGGTTCCATCGGCACTGTTCGCACTCGGACCTGCCATTGTAGAGGTCGGAGGCGCAACACCACTCCCACAAGAAGGCAACCCGAAACCAAGAGTGTTCAGGATACCATCGCAGAATGCTCTGATCAACCGTTATGGCCTCAACTCGGACGGTGCCGAACATGTTGCCATGCAGCTTCGTGAGCGTGTGCGACAGTTTGCCTACAGCCATAGCCTTGGTCTCTCAGCCGAATCCGAGCGGATAGTGCTTGACGGCGAGGCAGATGTTCCACCGGGCAGTCTGGTTCCTGGAAAGTTGCTTGCAGTCCAAGTTGCGAAGAACAAGACGACACCGGACAACGACATCGCTGCAGTCGCAAGAGACTACACTTTCTGTGTTGATCATCTCGCCAAGTACGCCGACATTCTAGTTGTCAATGTTTCATCTCCTAACACTCCCGGTCTGCGTGACTTACAAGCCACCGCACCTCTGACTGCCATCCTGTCCGCTGTGGTCAACTCTGCCAAGTCCGTCGACCGGAAGACGAAGCCTGCTGTCATGGTCAAGGTCTCACCCGACGAAGATAGCGATGCGCAGATCGAAGGCATCTGCTCTGCCATCTGGGCTGCTGGCGTTGACGGTGTGATTGTAGGCAATACTACTAAGAAGCGGCCAGATCCATTACCCAAAGGCTACATCATGTCTGCCCACGAGAAGCAGACTCTCAATGAGATGGGAGGATACTCTGGACCTCAGATGTTTCAACGCACGCTAGACTTGGTCTCACGTTACAGGACGAAGCTCGATCAGGCACCTCGGGACAACTCGCCCTCCAAGTCTCTCACACAGAAGTACCCAGCTCAGGCACCTCCGGTCGATGACTGCAAGCCTGCACCGACCACTAAACTCGAGTCTGCGAACACAATAGACGAGACCGTTCAGCGTGACGCAGCTCGACTAAAGCCACTCACGGCAGAAGCCGAACAAGAGAGCAAGCAGCCTCTGGTACAGATACCGGAGAGGCACTCATCACAAGATGCCGCGCAGCAGTCAAACTTGATTGGCCAGGGCTCAAGGTCCGAAGTGCCGCCTACCGAAAGCTCTTCTGCTTTCGCGGAGGGCATCAACCGAGAGCAAGTTCTTGGTGGTCAAGGACCACGAGAATCTGCACAAGCTGCTCTGGACAAGATCAACACTCATGATGGCACTGATGTCAGCGAGAAGCGGTATGCCTCTGCAACAGACAATGTTCCGGCCAAGTACAAGCCAAAGCCAGCGGAAAGCGAAAGCATCGCGAGAAAGGCCAAAGACGCCGTCGCTAAGACCAAGGAAACTGCAAAGGATACCCTGAACAAGATCGTGCCTAGTACCGACCCTTCATCGACAACAAGCCCCACGGCCGTTGATACAAAGTCTGTGGCATCACAAACGCCCAAGACAAACGACCTCCCCATATCTGATCCACCAGCAAAGGTCATCTTCGCGACAGGCGGCATCACCGACGGCGAGCAATGTCTCCAAATCCTGAACGCAGGCGCAAGTGTCTGCCAGGTCTACACCGCCATGATGTACGGTGGCGTCGGCACCGTGACCAGGATGAAGGAAGAGATGAGAACAGCTATCAAGCAGCAAAACAGCAGTAACAGATGA
- a CDS encoding putative cystathionine gamma-synthase, which produces MISSSSRHYIQHHIMAPSVGESIPPGDIHAVSVSFPEWQHMVRWGQRDEELISKMKAGYPRFFIPLIVRKLAARIVERTKHCKDGSQALLFPCAIMAKACQRFFASKGQHDEFIVLAVALDGEVQHLDTGVAQPYSVHDAIYAVTYPDHHAATAKAFWQHTGLGISTRCAHFWMDTLSGVGLKSGSEHSTAQVLPHAEADDAKQEIRARLAEHNSCTELNIGPQDVVLYHTGMAAIYHSGRLVQSRAKQSGHPKVVVFGFLYVDMTKVLQIILGLSVKLYGHASDSDLDELEESLRSGTPIDALYLEFPGNPLLQSPDLRRIWALSREFDFLVILDDTVATSINLNLISCCDMACTSLTKMFSGACNVMGGSITLNPQSRNYPMVREALKASYIDTIFPTDALVMLNNSSDFRYRVLTANRNAEHIHSILRRHPQVAEVFYPKQSTSQRYYDEFKREEGGYGYLLSVRFKAPHVAEVFYNALDVAKGPSLGTNFTLCCAYTWLAHPTELDYVRQYGIVEDLFRVSIGIEGIEWLERIFCYALAACS; this is translated from the exons ATGATCAGCTCTTCCTCTAGGCACTATATACAGCACCATATTATGGCTCCCTCGGTCGGCGAGTCGATCCCGCCCGGAGATATACAT GCTGTCAGTGTATCATTTCCCGAGTGGCAGCATATGGTGCGCTGGGGTCAGCGTGATGAAGAGTTGATTTCGAAGATGAAGGCGGGCTATCCGAGGTTCTTCATTCCGCTGATCGTACGCAAGCTGGCTGCCAGAATCGTTGAGCGAACGAAGCATTGCAAAGATGGGTCGCAGGCATTGCTCTTTCCTTGTGCCATCATGGCAAAGGCCTGTCAGCGGTTCTTCGCTTCCAAAGGTCAGCATGATGAGTTCATCGTGTTGGCAGTTGCCCTGGACGGAGAAGTACAGCACCTAGACACTGGAGTGGCACAGCCCTACAGTGTGCACGATGCCATATATGCGGTGACATATCCTGATCACCATGCTGCGACTGCGAAGGCTTTTTGGCAGCATACCGGACTTGGTATATCGACTCGGTGTGCGCACTTCTGGATGGACACTCTTTCAGGCGTTGGTCTCAAATCCGGTTCGGAGCACAGTACTGCTCAGGTCCTGCCACATGCCGAAGCCGATGATGCAAAGCAAGAGATACGTGCGCGACTCGCCGAACACAATTCCTGCACCGAGTTGAATATCGGTCCCCAAGACGTGGTCCTGTATCATACGGGAATGGCTGCGATATACCACAGTGGACGGCTTGTGCAAAGTCGGGCGAAGCAGAGTGGCCACCCCAAAGTCGTTGTGTTCGG TTTCTTGTATGTGGACATGACGAAAGTGCTCCAGATCATCCTCGGGCTCTCAGTAAAGCTCTACGGTCATGCTTCGGACTCAGATCTTGATGAGCTAGAAGAAAGTCTGAGGTCCGGCACGCCAATCGATGCACTCTATCTGGAGTTTCCTGGCAACCCCCTCCTGCAATCTCCGGACCTTCGTCGGATCTGGGCTCTATCGCGAGAGTTCGATTTCCTGGTAATCTTGGACGATACAGTGGCTACTTCCATCAACTTAAATCTCATATCCTGTTGTGACATGGCTTGTACCAGCTTGACAAAGATGTTCAGTGGTGCCTGCAACGTCATGGGAGGCAGTATCACCCTTAACCCACAATCGAGAAACTATCCGATGGTACGAGAAGCGTTGAAGGCAAGCTATATCGACACAATCTTTCCTACCGATGCCTTAGTCATGCTCAATAACAGCTCAGACTTTCGATACAGAGTCTTGACCGCCAATCGCAACGCGGAGCACATACACTCGATATTACGTCGACATCCACAAGTTGCTGAAGTCTTCTATCCGAAGCAGAGTACGTCCCAGCGCTATTACGACGAGTTCAAGCGCGAAGAAGGGGGTTATGGATATTTGCTCTCTGTTCGGTTCAAGGCACCTCACGTGGCCGAAGTCTTTTACAATGCTCTTGACGTTGCGAAAGGCCCGAGTCTTGGCACGAACTTCACACTCTGCTGTGCTTATACGTGGCTCGCACATCCTACCGAGCTGGACTATGTCAGACAGTATGGGATCGTTGAAGACTTATTCAGAGTCAGCATAGGGATTGAGGGTATCGAATGGCTCGAGCGCATATTCTGTTATGCCCTGGCTGCTTGCTCGTAG
- a CDS encoding Methyltransferase pytC, whose product MDPSPMWHGTLPANSDLFVQDAEADWEFKSEEALDFVHGRAMGASIADWPGLYKDTMKHLKPGGWAEVQEYDAWIYSDTDPKMEQAPNIDQLQQLCDEASKKHGKHFNNSEFQKQWMIDAGFTNVQEVVFKTPIGSWAKDPELKEVGKKERKNLIACVESFALAPLTRIMGWSATDAHSLTAKIRNEFRDPNLRMTSVYRYVYGQKPSE is encoded by the exons ATGGATCCCTCCCCGATGTGGCATGGGACACTGCCAGCCAACAGCGATTTGTTTGTGCAGGATGCTGAAGCTGATTGGGAGTTCAAGTCGGAGGAGGCTCTTGATTTTGTTCATGGTCGTGCCA TGGGAGCGAGTATCGCCGACTGGCCCGGCCTCTACAAAGACACCATGAAGCACCTGAAGCCAGGAGGCTGGGCCGAGGTGCAAGAATACGATGCGTGGATCTATTCCGACACGGACCCCAAGATGGAACAGGCTCCCAACATCGACCAATTGCAGCAGCTTTGCGATGAGGCATCCAAGAAGCATGGCAAGCACTTCAACAACTCAGAGTTTCAGAAGCAGTGGATGATAGATGCCGGGTTCACAAATGTGCAGGAAGTTGTGTTCAAG ACTCCCATCGGCAGCTGGGCGAAGGACCCTGAGCTGAAGGAAGTCGGCAAGAAGGAACGCAAGAATTTGATCGCATGCGTGGAGTCGTTCGCCTTGGCTCCTCTTACTAGGATCATGGGTTGGTCGGCCACGGATGCACACTCGCTGACAGCGAAGATCAGGAACGAGTTCCGTGATCCGAACTTGCGGATGACTTCTGTGTATCGCTATGTCTATGGGCAGAAGCCGAGTGAATAA